One part of the Anaeromyxobacter sp. Fw109-5 genome encodes these proteins:
- the atpG gene encoding ATP synthase F1 subunit gamma — protein sequence MPSLRDIRNRIGSVKSTRQITKAMKMVSAAKLRRAQDAILKTRPYAQLLEQTLGRIAARAAADEVVAHPLLAPRAQRTAEVVVITSDRGLAGGFNANIARRTQRFLVENADRYERVQLATIGRKGRDYFRARRLEIRKDFTGVHANLAYEKAEAIAAEYTERYLSGEVDAVFLAYNEFKSAISQKPVVFQLLPIETPPDAGDGASIDFKYEPSREALLRDLLPRHVAMQVWRALLESAASEHGARMSAMESATKNAEEMIASLTLQYNRARQAYVTKELMEIVSGAEALK from the coding sequence GTGCCCTCCCTGCGTGACATCCGGAACCGCATCGGCTCGGTGAAGTCGACGCGGCAGATCACGAAGGCGATGAAGATGGTCTCGGCGGCCAAGCTGCGCCGGGCCCAGGACGCCATCCTGAAGACCCGCCCGTACGCGCAGCTCCTCGAGCAGACGCTGGGCCGGATCGCGGCGCGCGCGGCGGCGGACGAGGTGGTGGCCCACCCGCTCCTCGCCCCCCGCGCGCAGCGCACCGCCGAGGTGGTGGTCATCACCAGCGACCGCGGCCTCGCCGGCGGCTTCAACGCCAACATCGCCCGGCGCACCCAGCGCTTCCTCGTGGAGAACGCCGACCGGTACGAGCGCGTCCAGCTCGCCACCATCGGGCGCAAGGGCCGCGACTACTTCCGCGCCCGCCGGCTGGAGATCCGCAAGGACTTCACCGGCGTCCACGCGAACCTCGCGTACGAGAAGGCGGAGGCGATCGCCGCCGAGTACACGGAGCGCTACCTCTCCGGCGAGGTGGACGCGGTGTTCCTCGCGTACAACGAGTTCAAGAGCGCCATCTCCCAGAAGCCGGTGGTGTTCCAGCTGCTGCCCATCGAGACCCCGCCCGACGCCGGGGACGGGGCCTCCATCGACTTCAAGTACGAGCCGTCGCGCGAGGCGTTGCTCCGCGATCTGCTCCCCCGCCACGTCGCGATGCAGGTGTGGCGCGCGCTGCTCGAGTCCGCCGCGAGCGAGCACGGCGCGCGCATGAGCGCGATGGAGAGCGCGACCAAGAACGCCGAGGAGATGATCGCCTCGCTCACCCTCCAGTACAACCGCGCGCGCCAGGCCTACGTCACGAAGGAGCTGATGGAGATCGTGAGCGGCGCCGAGGCGCTGAAGTAA